A window of the Brassica napus cultivar Da-Ae chromosome C5, Da-Ae, whole genome shotgun sequence genome harbors these coding sequences:
- the LOC106440595 gene encoding TATA-box-binding protein 1 translates to MTDQGLEGSNPVDLAEHPSGIVPTLQNIVSTVNLDCKLDLKAIALQARNAEYNPKRFAAVIMRIREPKTTALIFASGKMVCTGAKSEYFSKMAARKYARIVQKLGFPAKFKDFKIQNIVGSCDVKFPIRLEGLAYSHAAFSSYEPELFPGLIYRMKVPKIVLLIFVSGKIVITGAKMREETYKAFENIYPVLTEFRKIQQ, encoded by the exons ATGACAGATCAAGGATTGGAAGGGAGTAATCCAGTGGACCTTGCCGAGCATCCTTCGGGGATTGTGCCTACTCTTCA GAACATTGTGTCGACGGTGAACTTGGACTGCAAGCTTGATCTTAAAGCCATCGCTTTGCAAGCTCGTAATGCTGAATACAATCCCAAG CGTTTTGCTGCTGTGATCATGCGGATTAGAGAACCAAAGACCACAGCACTAATTTTTGCCTCTGGTAAAATG GTTTGTACTGGAGCCAAGAGTGAATACTTTTCAAAGATGGCTGCAAGAAAG TATGCTCGGATTGTCCAAAAGCTTGGGTTTCCTGCAAAATTCAAG GATTTCAAGATTCAGAATATAGTAGGTTCTTGCGATGTCAAGTTCCCTATCAGACTTGAAGGTCTTGCATACTCTCACGCCGCTTTCTCAAGT TACGAGCCTGAGTTGTTTCCAGGGCTGATCTACAGGATGAAAGTGCCTAAGATTGTGCTACTAATTTTTGTGTCTGGCAAGATAGTCATCACTGGAGCCAAG ATGAGAGAGGAGACTTACAAAGCCTTTGAGAATATATACCCGGTCCTCACAGAGTTCAGGAAGATCCAGCAATA
- the LOC106444542 gene encoding methyltransferase N6AMT1-like isoform X1 produces MYQISDLTRTSRGDYFYRTNPSAVMSEKPPEIADIMRVSSHREVYEPCDDSFALVDALLADQTNLINHNPNLCMEIGCGSGYVITSLILLLKSKLPTVHYLATDTNPIAARVTNQTLEAHGVKAEIVCTDIASCLEERLAGSVDVMVVNPPYVPTPEYEVGMEGIASSWAGGENGRSVIDRMLPVVDRLLSEKGWFYLVTLTSNYPAEICLMMRKRGFAWRILVQRSTEEENLVILKFWRDGDEESLEKETSTASLVSEFSRSLTSFMEKQWR; encoded by the exons ATGTATCAAATCTCCGATCTTACTAGAACTTCGAGAGGAGACTACTTTTATAGGACGAACCCATCA GCTGTCATGTCCGAGAAGCCACCAGAAATCGCTGACATCATGCGTGTAAGCTCGCATCGTGAAGTGTACGAACCATGCGATGATTCATTCGCTCTAGTCGACGCACTACTCGCTGACCAAACCAACCTTATAAACCACAACCCCAACCTTTGTATGGAGATTGGATGCGGAAGCGGATACGTCATCACGTCCctcatcctcctcctcaaaTCAAAACTCCCCACCGTTCATTACCTAGCCACCGACACAAACCCAATCGCTGCACGCGTAACAAACCAAACTCTCGAAGCACACGGAGTCAAAGCTGAGATTGTCTGCACGGACATAGCTTCTTGTCTAGAAGAGAGACTCGCCGGCTCCGTCGACGTGATGGTGGTGAACCCACCTTACGTTCCTACGCCTGAGTACGAAGTTGGAATGGAAGGTATTGCATCTTCTTGGGCTGGAGGGGAGAATGGGAGGAGCGTTATCGACAGGATGTTGCCTGTGGTTGATCGTTTGCTTTCGGAGAAAGGGTGGTTCTACCTGGTGACGTTGACTTCGAATTACCCGGCGGAGATATGTTtgatgatgaggaagagagGCTTCGCGTGGAGGATCTTGGTTCAGAGGTCGACGGAAGAGGAGAATCTCGTTATCCTCAAGTTCTGGAGAGACGGAGATGAGGAgagcttggagaaggagacgTCAACGGCTTCGTTGGTGTCGGAGTTTTCGAGATCTTTGACATCGTTTATGGAGAAACAATGGCGGTGA
- the LOC106444542 gene encoding methyltransferase N6AMT1-like isoform X2 produces MSEKPPEIADIMRVSSHREVYEPCDDSFALVDALLADQTNLINHNPNLCMEIGCGSGYVITSLILLLKSKLPTVHYLATDTNPIAARVTNQTLEAHGVKAEIVCTDIASCLEERLAGSVDVMVVNPPYVPTPEYEVGMEGIASSWAGGENGRSVIDRMLPVVDRLLSEKGWFYLVTLTSNYPAEICLMMRKRGFAWRILVQRSTEEENLVILKFWRDGDEESLEKETSTASLVSEFSRSLTSFMEKQWR; encoded by the coding sequence ATGTCCGAGAAGCCACCAGAAATCGCTGACATCATGCGTGTAAGCTCGCATCGTGAAGTGTACGAACCATGCGATGATTCATTCGCTCTAGTCGACGCACTACTCGCTGACCAAACCAACCTTATAAACCACAACCCCAACCTTTGTATGGAGATTGGATGCGGAAGCGGATACGTCATCACGTCCctcatcctcctcctcaaaTCAAAACTCCCCACCGTTCATTACCTAGCCACCGACACAAACCCAATCGCTGCACGCGTAACAAACCAAACTCTCGAAGCACACGGAGTCAAAGCTGAGATTGTCTGCACGGACATAGCTTCTTGTCTAGAAGAGAGACTCGCCGGCTCCGTCGACGTGATGGTGGTGAACCCACCTTACGTTCCTACGCCTGAGTACGAAGTTGGAATGGAAGGTATTGCATCTTCTTGGGCTGGAGGGGAGAATGGGAGGAGCGTTATCGACAGGATGTTGCCTGTGGTTGATCGTTTGCTTTCGGAGAAAGGGTGGTTCTACCTGGTGACGTTGACTTCGAATTACCCGGCGGAGATATGTTtgatgatgaggaagagagGCTTCGCGTGGAGGATCTTGGTTCAGAGGTCGACGGAAGAGGAGAATCTCGTTATCCTCAAGTTCTGGAGAGACGGAGATGAGGAgagcttggagaaggagacgTCAACGGCTTCGTTGGTGTCGGAGTTTTCGAGATCTTTGACATCGTTTATGGAGAAACAATGGCGGTGA
- the LOC106440594 gene encoding E3 ubiquitin-protein ligase SIRP1-like, whose protein sequence is MEDANAIRYWCHMCSRSVNPVIEGEVINCNFCQSGFVEEMDETPDQATGDHPHQAVAESLWAPILLGVMNDHDQNQRASESNVENEDGNNDDDDDDDGQINDGEFDLERHLEEVMRRRRRHSAAILDLLQGIRAGLSVESENNDDNNQDNELVVLINSFNQRIRIQDSVDASSVPSGSLGDYFIGPGFEMLLQRLAENDPNNRYGTPPATKEAVESLETVMVEEGLVQCTVCLDDFEIGVEAKEMPCKHKFHSECLLPWLELHSSCPVCRYLLPTGDDDGETKTDAETSSNVSMENNGTSVDSSSNNPSVND, encoded by the coding sequence ATGGAGGATGCAAACGCGATTAGGTATTGGTGTCACATGTGCTCTCGATCCGTGAATCCAGTCATCGAAGGCGAGGTAATCAACTGCAACTTCTGCCAGAGCGGATTCGTCGAAGAAATGGACGAAACTCCAGATCAGGCCACCGGCGATCATCCTCATCAGGCTGTTGCTGAGTCTCTCTGGGCTCCCATCTTGCTCGGGGTGATGAACGATCATGATCAGAATCAGAGAGCCTCAGAATCTAATGTCGAAAACGAAGATGGCAACAATGATgacgatgacgatgatgatggtCAGATTAACGATGGAGAGTTCGATTTGGAACGGCACCTGGAAGAGGTCATGAGGAGAAGGAGGAGACACTCGGCCGCGATACTCGACCTTCTCCAAGGGATCCGAGCCGGGTTATCGGTTGAATCCGAAAACAACGATGATAATAATCAAGATAACGAGCTTGTCGTCTTGATCAACTCCTTTAACCAGAGGATAAGGATTCAAGACTCCGTCGATGCGAGTTCCGTTCCTTCTGGATCTTTGGGTGATTATTTCATCGGACCTGGGTTCGAGATGTTGCTTCAGCGGTTAGCTGAGAATGACCCTAACAACAGGTACGGGACTCCTCCCGCGACGAAGGAAGCTGTTGAGTCGTTGGAGACGGTTATGGTGGAGGAAGGTTTGGTGCAGTGTACTGtgtgtttggatgattttgagATTGGGGTTGAGGCGAAAGAGATGCCGTGTAAGCATAAGTTTCACAGCGAGTGTTTGTTGCCGTGGCTTGAGCTTCACAGCTCGTGTCCTGTGTGTAGATATTTGCTTCCTACTGGGGATGATGATGGTGAAACGAAGACTGATGCGGAGACGTCGAGTAATGTTTCTATGGAGAACAATGGAACGTCGGTAGACTCGAGTTCGAACAATCCATCGGTTAATGATTAA
- the LOC106440593 gene encoding uncharacterized protein LOC106440593 isoform X1, with protein MLCGSLRNRVRNWLRDYVRLQSVVVILIYAQIGCAMVGSLGALYNGVLLINLAIALFALVAIESNSQSLGRTYAVLLFCAILLDISWLILFSSEIWNISSEMYKALYIFSVKLTMAMEIAGFVVRLSSSLLWFQIYRLGASIVDTSLPRRSDSDSQNSFVDPPCLGSQRSRDPDLRTSLLEPSTTAEHRSRSDDFLEDSINGPRSHEILEDSIDGPAYQFPPFDGGQNNLSSPKATHVMKHHSAENIFGGSQLSAAEASRHKSPLSKSLESLDSSLHRFKR; from the exons ATGCTTTGTGGCTCGCTGCGAAATCGAGTACGTAATTGGCTTCGCGACTATGTTAGGCTCCAATCCGTCGTCGTGATCCTTATCTACGCTCAG ATAGGATGCGCGATGGTTGGTTCACTAGGGGCGTTGTACAATGGAGTCCTGCTGATCAATTTGGCGATTGCGTTGTTTGCGCTTGTGGCGATCGAGAGCAATAGCCAGAGTCTTGGCCGCACCTATGCCGTTCTTCTTTTCTGCGCCATTCTTCTTGATATCTCATGGCTCATTCTCTTCTCCAGTGAGATTTG GAACATTTCATCTGAGATGTATAAAGCCCTTTACATCTTCTCCGTGAAACTCACAATGGCTATGGAAATCGCTGGGTTCGTTGTGAGGCTGTCTTCCTCTCTGTTATGGTTTCAGATTTATAGGCTGGGAGCTTCCATTGTAGACACTTCTCTTCCCCGTCGATCGGATTCAGATTCACAAAATAGCTTCGTCGATCCTCCTTGTTTAGGTAGCCAACGTTCACGTGATCCTGATCTACGAACTAGCCTGTTAGAGCCTTCTACTACAGCTGAGCATCGTTCACGTTCTGATGATTTTTTGGAAGACTCTATCAATGGACCACGTTCTCATGAAATCTTGGAAGACTCTATCGACGGACCAGCCTACCAGTTTCCTCCATTTGATGGTGGCCAAAACAATCTCTCTTCACCCAAGGCAACACAT GTGATGAAACATCATTCAGCTGAAAACATTTTCGGAGGATCCCAATTATCAGCTGCAGAAGCCTCTCGACATAAGTCTCCACTATCCAAATCCTTGGAGTCCCTTGATTCTAGTCTCCATCGATTCAAACGTTAA
- the LOC106440593 gene encoding uncharacterized protein LOC106440593 isoform X2, translating into MLCGSLRNRVRNWLRDYVRLQSVVVILIYAQIGCAMVGSLGALYNGVLLINLAIALFALVAIESNSQSLGRTYAVLLFCAILLDISWLILFSSEIWNISSEMYKALYIFSVKLTMAMEIAGFVVRLSSSLLWFQIYRLGASIVDTSLPRRSDSDSQNSFVDPPCLGSQRSRDPDLRTSLLEPSTTAEHRSRSDDFLEDSINGPRSHEILEDSIDGPAYQFPPFDGGQNNLSSPKATHSGFPDARLPCEHHR; encoded by the exons ATGCTTTGTGGCTCGCTGCGAAATCGAGTACGTAATTGGCTTCGCGACTATGTTAGGCTCCAATCCGTCGTCGTGATCCTTATCTACGCTCAG ATAGGATGCGCGATGGTTGGTTCACTAGGGGCGTTGTACAATGGAGTCCTGCTGATCAATTTGGCGATTGCGTTGTTTGCGCTTGTGGCGATCGAGAGCAATAGCCAGAGTCTTGGCCGCACCTATGCCGTTCTTCTTTTCTGCGCCATTCTTCTTGATATCTCATGGCTCATTCTCTTCTCCAGTGAGATTTG GAACATTTCATCTGAGATGTATAAAGCCCTTTACATCTTCTCCGTGAAACTCACAATGGCTATGGAAATCGCTGGGTTCGTTGTGAGGCTGTCTTCCTCTCTGTTATGGTTTCAGATTTATAGGCTGGGAGCTTCCATTGTAGACACTTCTCTTCCCCGTCGATCGGATTCAGATTCACAAAATAGCTTCGTCGATCCTCCTTGTTTAGGTAGCCAACGTTCACGTGATCCTGATCTACGAACTAGCCTGTTAGAGCCTTCTACTACAGCTGAGCATCGTTCACGTTCTGATGATTTTTTGGAAGACTCTATCAATGGACCACGTTCTCATGAAATCTTGGAAGACTCTATCGACGGACCAGCCTACCAGTTTCCTCCATTTGATGGTGGCCAAAACAATCTCTCTTCACCCAAGGCAACACAT TCAGGGTTCCCTGATGCTCGTTTACCCTGCGAACATCATCGTTAA
- the BNAC05G39960D gene encoding uncharacterized protein BNAC05G39960D: MMKIQIGVLACLIALSVIEFGLASANTVPAFLWSPHLQRANGEMDEAVNYQVMSAKDLVGSVFTQGGWSNFLCSEKKVEQAVDVALVFIGRELRSSDVSSKKNSDPALVNTLNNLFTASNFSLAFPYIAAPEEERMESLLLSGLKEACPHNVGVSNIVFSDSCLVEDGTIQKLSDLQSFKDHLLARRETRKEGETDLVVLCSEGSESISESGQSHSERESISELVSSVEQSGSKYTALYVSDPYWYTSYKTLQRFLAESATGNSTAGVSTTCDELCKFKSSLLEGILVGIVFLLILISGLCCMAGIDTPTRFETPQDS; encoded by the exons ATGATGAAGATTCAAATTGGTGTGCTGGCGTGTTTGATAGCTCTCTCTGTGATTGAATTCGGATTGGCTTCTGCTAATACCGTTCCTGCTTTCCTCTGGTCTCCACATCTCCA GCGTGCTAATGGTGAAATGGATGAGGCTGTGAATTATCAGGTGATGTCTGCGAAGGATCTTGTAGGCTCTGTTTTCACACAAGGAGGATGGTCAAACTTTCTG TGCTCGGAGAAGAAAGTTGAGCAAGCTGTTGACGTTGCACTTGTGTTCATCGGCAGAGAG CTACGGTCTTCTGATGTTTCTTCGAAAAAGAATTCGGACCCTGCCCTTGTTAACACATTGAAT AATCTGTTTACTGCTTCCAACTTCTCATTGGCATTCCCATATATTGCTGCGCCAGAGGAAGAAAGGATGGAGAGTTTGTTGCTTTCAGGGCTTAAAGAAGCTTGCCCTCACAATGTAGGAGTCAGCAATATTGTGTTCTCTGACTCTTGCCTTGTTGAAGATGGGACAATTCAGAAACTCTCAGACTTGCAGTCTTTCAAA GATCATTTGCTTGCTAGAAGAGAAACAAGGAAAGAAGGAGAGACTGACTTGGTTGTGCTCTGTTCTGAGGGTTCTGAATCAATTAGTGAATCTGGCCAGTCACATTCCGAGC GTGAAAGCATCTCCGAACTTGTTAGTTCTGTAGAACAATCTGGCAGTAAATACACAGCTCTTTATGTTTCGGATCCTTACTGGTACACATCTTACAAAACTCTCCAAAGGTTTCTAGCTGAAAGTGCTACAGGTAACAGCACCGCTGGAGTTTCCACAACCTGTGATGAACTTTGCAAATTCAAGTCATCACTTTTGGAGGGCATACTAGTG GGAATCGtttttcttctcatcctcaTCAGTGGACTTTGTTGTATGGCGGGTATTGACACACCAACTAGATTCGAGACTCCTCAAGATTCTTGA